Proteins encoded by one window of Polaribacter haliotis:
- a CDS encoding Crp/Fnr family transcriptional regulator has protein sequence MNKCEQCIVRQFNTLKHLSKEELARISSCKTSLFIKKGEPIFEEGEHLNGVFCIKDGVCKVSKMSENGRSQIISLVKKGEILGERSLVLEEVANLKAVALSDMEICFVPKDEIIKDLEKNPGFSMAVLKDMASMLKSADNVIVDMAQKTVKQRLAETLLNLKEKFDVDNHGNIDIQLSREDIANIIGTATESAIRLLSEFKKNKIINFKGKSIAILDSSGLERIAQGFKE, from the coding sequence ATGAACAAATGTGAACAGTGTATTGTTCGTCAATTTAACACCTTAAAACATCTTTCTAAAGAAGAATTGGCAAGGATCTCTTCCTGTAAAACTTCTTTATTTATAAAAAAAGGGGAACCTATTTTTGAGGAAGGAGAACATTTAAACGGTGTTTTTTGCATTAAAGATGGTGTTTGCAAGGTCTCTAAAATGAGTGAGAATGGGAGAAGTCAAATTATAAGCCTCGTTAAAAAAGGCGAAATTTTAGGAGAAAGAAGTTTAGTATTGGAAGAAGTGGCCAATTTAAAAGCGGTTGCTTTGAGTGATATGGAAATTTGTTTTGTTCCAAAAGATGAAATAATTAAAGATTTAGAAAAAAACCCTGGTTTTTCTATGGCAGTTTTAAAAGATATGGCAAGCATGCTTAAATCTGCAGACAATGTTATTGTAGATATGGCTCAAAAAACGGTAAAACAACGTTTGGCGGAAACACTTTTAAATTTAAAAGAAAAGTTCGATGTCGATAACCATGGTAATATAGATATACAGCTCTCTCGTGAAGATATTGCGAATATAATTGGAACTGCAACTGAGTCTGCAATTCGTTTATTATCTGAATTTAAGAAGAATAAAATTATTAATTTTAAAGGTAAAAGTATTGCTATTTTAGATTCTTCTGGTTTGGAAAGAATTGCACAAGGTTTTAAGGAGTAA
- the ccoN gene encoding cytochrome-c oxidase, cbb3-type subunit I, translated as MEMQQFYYDNKIVKKFIYATLLWGIVGFSVGLLLALMFLFPNLTEGISWLSFGRLRPLHTNAVIFAFVGNAIYAGVYYSLQRLLKARMASNFLSNFNFWGWQAIIVAAAITLPLGYTSSKEYAELEWPIDIAIALVWVAFGVNMIWTILQRRQRHLYVAIWFYLGTFVTVAVLHIFNSLALPVSFLKSYSAYAGVQDALVQWWYGHNAVAFFLTTPFLGLMYYFVPKAANRPVYSYRLSIVHFWSLIFLYIWAGPHHLLYTSLPEWAQNLGVAFSVMLLAPSWGGMINGLLTLRGAWDKVRTDPVLKFMVVAITGYGMATFEGPLLSLKNVNAIAHYSDWIIAHVHVGALAWNGFFTFGMLYWLIPRMFKTKLYSTALANVHFWIGTLGIILYALPMYVAGFVQASMWKQFNPDGSLTYGNFLETVNEIIPMYWMRAIGGTMFIIGAIVMLYNVVRTVASGSEVTDELAEAVALKKVPKYRTKGEGWHTWLERKPIKLTIFATIAILIGGIIQIVPTLLVKSNIPTISSVKPYTPLELEGRDIYIREGCVGCHSQMIRPFRSEVERYGEYSKAGEFVYDHPFLWGSKRTGPDLHRIGQKYNDSWHLNHMWDPQSTSPGSIMPSYKWLIKDELDKSDTQDKMEVMVSLGVPYSEEEIANAQQHMLEQGTKIEENLYADPDFAKSYEADKKYAQENGEAFVEMRNREIVAVIAYIQRLGTDIKVKDEQKTAKN; from the coding sequence ATGGAAATGCAACAATTTTATTACGATAATAAAATCGTAAAAAAATTCATCTACGCAACACTACTTTGGGGTATCGTAGGTTTTAGTGTGGGTTTATTACTTGCGTTAATGTTTTTATTCCCAAACTTAACAGAAGGAATTTCTTGGTTGAGTTTTGGACGTTTAAGACCATTACACACAAATGCAGTAATTTTTGCTTTTGTTGGTAACGCAATTTACGCAGGAGTTTATTACTCTTTGCAACGATTGTTAAAAGCAAGAATGGCAAGTAATTTTTTAAGTAACTTCAATTTTTGGGGTTGGCAAGCAATTATTGTTGCAGCTGCAATTACACTTCCATTAGGTTATACTTCATCAAAAGAATATGCAGAATTAGAGTGGCCAATAGATATTGCCATTGCTTTAGTCTGGGTAGCTTTTGGTGTAAACATGATTTGGACAATTTTACAAAGAAGACAACGTCATTTATATGTTGCAATCTGGTTCTATCTAGGAACTTTTGTAACGGTTGCAGTCTTACATATTTTTAATAGTTTAGCATTACCAGTTAGTTTCTTAAAATCTTATTCGGCTTATGCAGGTGTACAAGATGCACTTGTACAATGGTGGTATGGACATAATGCTGTGGCGTTTTTCTTAACAACACCATTTTTAGGATTAATGTATTATTTCGTACCAAAAGCAGCAAATAGGCCTGTATATTCTTACAGACTTTCTATTGTACACTTTTGGTCCTTAATTTTCTTGTATATCTGGGCTGGACCTCACCATTTATTATATACATCTTTACCAGAATGGGCTCAAAATTTAGGAGTTGCATTTTCTGTAATGTTATTAGCACCTTCTTGGGGAGGAATGATAAACGGACTGTTAACTTTACGTGGAGCTTGGGATAAAGTTCGTACAGATCCTGTTTTAAAATTTATGGTTGTTGCAATTACTGGCTATGGTATGGCAACTTTCGAAGGACCTTTACTATCCTTAAAAAATGTAAATGCGATTGCACATTATAGCGATTGGATTATTGCACACGTTCACGTTGGTGCGTTAGCTTGGAATGGTTTCTTTACGTTTGGAATGCTGTATTGGTTAATTCCAAGAATGTTTAAAACGAAATTATATTCTACAGCATTAGCAAATGTACATTTCTGGATTGGTACATTAGGAATTATCTTATATGCTTTACCAATGTATGTTGCAGGTTTTGTTCAAGCTTCTATGTGGAAACAATTCAACCCAGATGGATCTTTAACTTATGGTAACTTTTTAGAAACTGTAAACGAAATTATTCCAATGTATTGGATGCGTGCAATTGGTGGTACTATGTTTATTATTGGTGCAATTGTTATGTTGTATAATGTGGTTAGAACAGTAGCTTCAGGAAGCGAAGTTACAGATGAATTAGCAGAAGCAGTAGCTTTAAAGAAAGTACCAAAATACAGAACAAAAGGAGAAGGTTGGCATACTTGGTTGGAAAGAAAACCAATTAAATTAACAATTTTTGCTACGATTGCTATTTTAATTGGTGGTATTATTCAAATTGTGCCAACTTTATTGGTAAAATCGAATATCCCTACCATTAGTAGTGTAAAACCTTATACTCCTTTAGAATTAGAAGGACGAGATATTTATATTAGAGAAGGTTGTGTGGGGTGTCACTCTCAAATGATTAGACCATTTAGAAGTGAAGTAGAACGTTATGGAGAATACTCTAAAGCTGGGGAATTTGTGTACGATCATCCATTTTTATGGGGAAGTAAACGTACAGGGCCAGATTTACATAGAATTGGTCAAAAATACAACGATAGTTGGCATTTAAATCATATGTGGGATCCACAAAGTACTTCTCCAGGTTCCATTATGCCTTCTTATAAATGGTTGATAAAAGATGAGCTTGACAAATCGGATACTCAAGACAAAATGGAAGTAATGGTAAGTCTTGGTGTTCCATATTCTGAAGAAGAAATAGCAAATGCACAACAACATATGTTGGAGCAAGGAACTAAAATTGAAGAGAATTTATATGCAGATCCAGATTTTGCAAAAAGTTACGAAGCAGATAAAAAATATGCACAAGAAAATGGAGAAGCTTTTGTAGAAATGAGAAACAGAGAAATTGTGGCAGTTATTGCATACATACAACGTTTGGGAACAGATATTAAAGTAAAAGACGAACAGAAAACCGCTAAAAATTAG
- a CDS encoding cbb3-type cytochrome c oxidase N-terminal domain-containing protein codes for MKRSFQSTVYVIFVIVTFIALAKAFMVYENPFNIYENPLVWLALIGFVLVVVLKEMVNVYALKKATDLQNEKDGILPEDPNLWIKKFLTKWTRAKAVDQEEDIILDHNYDGIRELDNSLPPWWVYMFYATIIFAVVYLVRFEVLDGDSQIVEYDKAVAEARREVNKYRATATDLITAENVTLLTDAKDLARGKAVFNLNCASCHLADGGGQIGPNLTDEYWILGGGIKNVFNTVHNGGRDGKGMIAWDKTLKAADIAKVSSYVISLQGTTPANAKAPQGEKWVDPNAEAPKKAEEGAEEIENTTKTE; via the coding sequence ATGAAAAGATCTTTTCAATCTACAGTTTATGTAATCTTTGTAATTGTTACGTTTATAGCACTTGCCAAAGCGTTTATGGTGTACGAAAACCCATTTAATATTTATGAAAACCCATTAGTCTGGTTAGCTTTAATTGGTTTTGTTTTAGTAGTTGTCTTAAAAGAAATGGTAAATGTATATGCTTTAAAAAAAGCAACAGATTTACAAAATGAAAAAGATGGTATTCTTCCTGAAGATCCAAATCTTTGGATTAAGAAATTTCTTACAAAATGGACAAGAGCAAAAGCAGTTGACCAAGAGGAGGATATTATTCTAGACCATAATTACGACGGAATTAGAGAATTAGATAATTCGCTTCCACCTTGGTGGGTGTATATGTTTTATGCAACCATTATTTTTGCTGTCGTTTATTTAGTTCGTTTTGAAGTTTTAGATGGAGATAGCCAAATTGTTGAGTATGACAAGGCTGTTGCAGAGGCAAGAAGAGAAGTAAATAAATACAGAGCAACAGCTACAGATTTAATTACTGCAGAAAATGTTACACTTTTAACAGATGCTAAAGATTTAGCGAGAGGTAAAGCAGTTTTTAATTTAAACTGTGCATCTTGTCATTTAGCTGATGGAGGAGGGCAAATTGGACCCAATTTAACAGACGAATATTGGATTTTAGGTGGAGGAATTAAAAATGTTTTTAATACTGTACATAATGGAGGTAGAGATGGAAAAGGAATGATTGCTTGGGATAAAACCTTAAAAGCGGCAGACATTGCAAAGGTTTCTAGCTACGTAATTTCTTTACAAGGTACAACACCTGCAAATGCAAAAGCTCCACAAGGAGAAAAATGGGTAGATCCAAATGCGGAAGCACCAAAAAAAGCCGAAGAAGGAGCAGAAGAAATTGAAAACACAACAAAAACAGAGTAA
- a CDS encoding AraC family ligand binding domain-containing protein yields the protein MNIASFFEDIKFNDEKPALSLLLETDFSKEIRIVFKEGQTMEDHQAPFAIIVHIVEGIIDFGVSGEVRRLDSGHILSLKPHEVHNLTAIVDSVVRLTLSKTDSVKRVKEVL from the coding sequence ATGAATATAGCCTCGTTTTTTGAAGATATTAAGTTCAATGATGAAAAACCAGCTTTGTCTCTTTTATTAGAAACAGATTTCTCAAAAGAAATAAGAATTGTGTTTAAGGAAGGCCAAACCATGGAAGACCATCAAGCGCCTTTTGCAATAATTGTTCATATTGTTGAAGGAATTATCGATTTTGGAGTTAGTGGTGAAGTTAGAAGATTAGATTCTGGGCATATTTTATCATTAAAACCTCATGAAGTTCATAATTTAACTGCAATTGTAGACAGTGTTGTACGCCTAACTTTATCGAAAACCGATAGTGTAAAACGTGTAAAAGAAGTGTTGTAA
- a CDS encoding CcoQ/FixQ family Cbb3-type cytochrome c oxidase assembly chaperone: MFKFIKGHLESITGIEIYPLISLLIFFTFFVILFWWVFTAKKEYINKVSNIPLDQ, translated from the coding sequence ATGTTTAAGTTTATAAAAGGCCATTTAGAGAGTATTACAGGAATAGAAATTTACCCATTAATATCATTATTAATATTCTTTACTTTTTTTGTCATCTTATTTTGGTGGGTATTTACAGCGAAGAAAGAGTATATTAATAAGGTTAGTAATATTCCATTAGACCAATAA
- the hemN gene encoding oxygen-independent coproporphyrinogen III oxidase, giving the protein MKKSLIQKYNIPGPRYTSYPTVPYWNKEGIDKQDWIASFQKSFIESNFSEGISIYIHLPFCESLCTFCACHKHITKRHEVEEEYIETVLKEWKLYVALVDEQPIVKELHLGGGTPTFFSKENLKYLMDGIFSIAEKHPDHEFSFEGHPNNTTKEQLQTLFDCGFTRVSFGVQDYNEKVQKAIHRIQPFEAVEQVTKWSREIGYDSVSHDLIFGLPFQTKEAVIHTINKTKELQPDRISFYSYAHVPWVKGVGQRGFNEEDLPKNDEKRELYEIGKELFAELGYEEIGMDHFALKTDSLYEATINKTIHRNFMGYTANKTLLMVGLGMSAISDSWYAFAQNVKTVKEYQKLVNQGEIPIFRGHLLSEEDRIIRKHILNMMCNFTTSWEADHMKINNVEKHLELLVEMEKDGLVEVHKNSLSIPEKARPYVRNICMAFDLHLLENKPKTQLFSMTI; this is encoded by the coding sequence ATGAAAAAATCACTCATTCAAAAATACAATATTCCAGGACCAAGATATACCAGTTATCCAACAGTGCCTTATTGGAATAAAGAAGGCATAGACAAACAAGATTGGATTGCTTCGTTTCAAAAATCGTTTATAGAGAGCAATTTTTCAGAAGGAATTAGTATTTATATTCATTTGCCATTTTGCGAGAGTTTGTGTACGTTTTGTGCGTGTCATAAACACATTACAAAACGTCATGAAGTGGAAGAAGAGTATATAGAAACCGTTTTAAAAGAATGGAAATTATATGTTGCTTTGGTAGACGAACAGCCAATTGTTAAAGAGTTGCATTTAGGTGGAGGAACACCTACTTTTTTCTCTAAAGAAAACTTGAAATATTTAATGGATGGTATTTTTTCAATTGCTGAAAAACATCCAGATCACGAGTTTAGTTTTGAAGGTCATCCAAATAATACAACCAAAGAACAATTACAAACATTGTTCGATTGTGGGTTTACAAGAGTCAGTTTTGGAGTGCAAGATTATAATGAAAAAGTACAAAAAGCGATTCATAGAATTCAGCCTTTTGAAGCTGTAGAACAAGTAACAAAATGGTCAAGAGAAATTGGCTACGATTCTGTGAGTCACGATTTAATTTTTGGCTTGCCATTTCAAACGAAGGAAGCTGTAATTCACACAATTAATAAAACGAAAGAATTACAACCAGATAGAATTTCATTCTACAGCTATGCTCATGTTCCTTGGGTAAAAGGAGTAGGTCAAAGAGGTTTTAACGAAGAAGATTTACCAAAAAACGACGAAAAAAGAGAGCTTTATGAAATCGGAAAAGAATTATTTGCAGAATTAGGCTACGAAGAAATAGGAATGGATCATTTTGCATTAAAAACAGATAGTTTGTATGAAGCAACTATCAACAAAACAATCCATAGAAATTTTATGGGGTATACAGCCAATAAAACCTTATTAATGGTTGGTTTGGGTATGTCTGCAATTTCCGATTCTTGGTACGCATTTGCACAGAATGTAAAAACGGTCAAGGAATATCAAAAACTAGTAAATCAAGGTGAAATACCAATTTTTAGAGGACATTTATTATCTGAAGAAGATAGAATTATAAGAAAACACATTTTAAATATGATGTGTAATTTCACTACTTCTTGGGAAGCAGACCATATGAAAATCAATAATGTAGAAAAACATCTAGAATTATTAGTAGAAATGGAGAAAGATGGTTTGGTTGAGGTGCATAAAAACTCACTATCAATTCCTGAAAAAGCAAGACCTTATGTGCGTAACATTTGTATGGCTTTCGATCTTCATTTATTGGAAAATAAACCAAAAACACAATTATTTTCGATGACTATTTAA
- the ccoS gene encoding cbb3-type cytochrome oxidase assembly protein CcoS — MSVIYLLLSLSILVAIVFFIAFIYSVRKGQYDDSYTPSVRMLFDDELVKVKEEKLTKD, encoded by the coding sequence ATGAGCGTAATTTACCTACTACTTTCACTAAGTATTTTAGTGGCAATTGTATTCTTTATCGCATTTATTTATTCAGTAAGAAAAGGGCAGTATGACGATTCATACACGCCATCTGTTCGTATGCTGTTTGATGATGAACTTGTTAAAGTAAAAGAAGAGAAATTAACTAAAGATTAA
- a CDS encoding heavy metal translocating P-type ATPase: MKSTQCYHCGDSCDDDLIKFDEKHFCCNGCKTVYEIFSDNDLTCYYNFQDNPGAIPTEIQGKYDFLDTETIAEKLLDFNDGSTKIITLYIPHIHCSSCIWVLENLHKLKSEISTSQVDFPKKTVRITFNSETTTLKEIVLLLSSIGYEPYISLEDYEAGKKKVDRSLIYKLGIAGFAFGNVMFLSFPEYFEVDGYWIEEYKNIFRWLMFTFSLPVVFYAGKDYFISAYKGLRSKILNIDVPIALGISVLFIRSSVEIIFDLGTGFFDSLTGLVFFLLLGKFFQQKTYNFLSFERDYKSYFPIAVTRISSEGKEKNVQIYDIEKGNRLLIRNQELIPVDGILINGNAEIDYSFVTGEANAVHKKSGDKLFAGGKQLSGVIEMEVLSSVSQSYLTQLWSNDVFQKDNISHFKTITDNISKNFTIAVLLTAFISTAYWLFFDASKALNVFTAVLIIACPCAIALAAPFTLGNMLRIFGKQKFYLKNATVIEQLAKIDTLIFDKTGTLTTNKESTINYEGIVLNQQEKSILKSTLRASNHPLSRSLYNTFGEVETIPISSYVEITGKGIIANYNETNIKLGSAFFVNNNNEKVTLDTAVHVSFNEDYKGKFIFKNAYRKGVKALFSSLEKTYNLSVVSGDNEGEKTYLQENLPEGTNLLFNQKPEDKLEVVAKLQKENKKVAMIGDGLNDAGALAQSDVGIALSENINVFSPACDGILDAVKFNKIGTYINASKKAIKIIKYCFMLSLCYNVVGLYFAVTGQLMPVIAAILMPLSSISIVVFTTISTNILGKKIK, translated from the coding sequence ATGAAATCGACACAATGTTATCACTGTGGTGATTCTTGTGATGACGACTTAATTAAATTTGATGAAAAACATTTCTGTTGTAATGGTTGTAAGACCGTTTACGAGATTTTTTCTGATAATGATTTAACTTGTTATTATAATTTTCAAGACAATCCAGGAGCAATTCCAACTGAAATCCAAGGAAAATACGACTTTTTGGACACAGAAACGATTGCCGAAAAATTACTCGATTTTAATGATGGAAGTACGAAAATAATAACCCTATACATTCCACACATTCATTGTAGCTCTTGTATTTGGGTTTTAGAAAATTTACATAAATTAAAGTCAGAAATTTCTACTTCTCAAGTAGATTTTCCGAAGAAAACTGTTCGAATTACTTTTAATTCAGAAACTACTACTTTAAAAGAAATCGTTTTATTATTAAGCTCCATTGGTTATGAACCTTACATTAGTTTAGAAGATTATGAAGCAGGAAAAAAGAAAGTCGATAGAAGTTTAATATACAAATTAGGTATTGCTGGTTTTGCTTTCGGAAACGTAATGTTTTTATCTTTTCCAGAATATTTTGAAGTAGATGGTTATTGGATAGAAGAATATAAAAATATATTTCGATGGTTAATGTTTACCTTTTCTTTACCAGTTGTTTTTTATGCAGGAAAAGACTATTTTATTTCGGCATACAAAGGTTTACGCTCAAAAATTTTAAATATTGATGTTCCTATTGCACTTGGAATATCTGTATTATTTATAAGAAGTTCTGTAGAAATTATTTTCGATTTAGGAACTGGTTTTTTCGACAGTTTAACAGGTTTGGTTTTCTTTTTATTATTAGGTAAATTTTTTCAGCAGAAAACCTATAATTTTTTGTCTTTCGAACGAGATTACAAATCTTATTTTCCAATTGCAGTTACTAGAATTTCATCCGAAGGAAAAGAAAAAAATGTACAAATTTATGATATTGAAAAAGGAAACAGATTATTAATTAGAAACCAAGAATTAATTCCTGTAGATGGAATTTTAATCAATGGAAATGCAGAAATAGATTACAGTTTTGTTACTGGTGAAGCAAATGCAGTTCATAAAAAATCTGGAGATAAACTATTTGCAGGAGGAAAACAATTATCTGGAGTGATAGAAATGGAGGTTTTATCTTCAGTTTCTCAAAGTTATTTAACACAATTATGGAGTAATGATGTTTTTCAGAAAGACAACATATCGCATTTTAAAACCATTACAGATAATATCAGTAAAAACTTTACAATTGCAGTTTTATTAACCGCATTTATTTCTACAGCTTATTGGTTGTTTTTTGATGCCAGCAAAGCATTAAATGTATTTACAGCTGTTTTAATTATTGCCTGTCCTTGTGCAATTGCTTTGGCAGCACCATTTACTTTGGGGAATATGTTGCGAATTTTTGGTAAACAGAAATTCTATTTAAAAAATGCCACTGTAATTGAGCAATTGGCAAAAATAGATACGCTAATTTTCGATAAAACAGGAACCTTAACCACAAATAAAGAAAGTACAATTAATTATGAAGGTATTGTTTTAAATCAGCAAGAAAAAAGTATTTTAAAAAGTACTTTAAGGGCTTCAAATCATCCTTTAAGTAGAAGTTTGTATAACACTTTTGGTGAAGTTGAAACCATTCCTATTTCGAGTTATGTGGAAATTACAGGTAAAGGAATTATAGCAAATTACAATGAAACTAATATAAAATTAGGATCTGCATTTTTTGTAAATAATAATAACGAAAAAGTAACTTTAGACACAGCTGTTCACGTAAGTTTTAATGAGGATTACAAAGGGAAATTCATTTTTAAAAATGCTTATAGAAAAGGAGTGAAGGCATTGTTTTCATCTTTAGAGAAAACATATAATTTATCTGTTGTTTCTGGAGACAATGAAGGTGAAAAAACATATTTGCAAGAAAATTTACCTGAAGGAACGAATTTATTATTCAATCAAAAACCAGAAGATAAATTAGAGGTTGTTGCAAAACTTCAAAAAGAAAATAAAAAAGTGGCTATGATTGGCGATGGTTTAAACGATGCTGGTGCTTTGGCACAAAGTGATGTTGGTATTGCTTTATCAGAAAACATAAACGTTTTTTCTCCTGCTTGTGACGGAATTTTAGATGCAGTAAAATTCAATAAAATAGGAACTTATATAAACGCATCTAAAAAGGCAATCAAAATAATAAAATATTGTTTTATGCTCTCTTTATGCTATAATGTAGTTGGATTGTATTTTGCAGTTACAGGACAATTAATGCCAGTTATTGCAGCGATTTTAATGCCATTAAGTTCTATAAGTATTGTTGTTTTTACAACAATTTCAACAAATATATTAGGAAAAAAAATAAAATAA